GCGGCGCAGCGCCAGCTGCGCTACGACGCGCTGGACCTGCGGGCGTTCGCTCCAGGGGCGCTGATCGCCCAGGGAGACCGCCGCCACACCCTCGCCGACCCCGCCCGCGACCCCGAGGCACTCTTGCCGTCGGTGCTCACCGGGATTGTCACACCGCTCGATAAGTGGCGGACCTGGCGGCTCTCAGGCGAGGTCGGGGCCAAGCCACTCTCCGCGCTCCTCGACGGCCCCGATGAGACCACGGAGCGGTTTCTTAAGCGCCGTGGGTTCTCGCCGCTCTTTGTGGAGAACTTTATCCGCCCGTTCTTTGGGGGAATCTTCCTGGACCGGAGCCTCCAGACCTCGGCGCGGGTGTTTCAGTTTTGCTGGAAGATGCTGGCAGAGGGTGAGGCGTCGCTTCCGGCACGGGGCATGGGTGCCCTCGCCCAGCAGCTCGCCGACGGCCTGGAGATTCGCCTTGAGTCCCCCGTTAGCAGTCTCTCGTCGCTGGATGCCGATGCGCTGGTCGTGGCGACCGAGGCACCCGAGGCAGCGCGACTGACCGGGCTGTCGACCCCGACGGGCGCGGTGGGGGTGACCACGCTCTACTTTGCGGGCAAAGTTCCCCTCTGGCAGGGAAAGCGGCTCCTGCTCCACGCCAACCAGGACCCCGTTGTCAACCATGCTGCCCTTCTGACCAACACCATCCCCGAGTACGCCCCCAACGGCGAGTGCCTGCTGGCGGCCGTGGTGCTAGGCGTGCCCGAGCAAGACGACGAGGCGCTCTTTGCCGCTGCTCTGGCGGACCTGCACCGCATGTTTATGGGGGATCGATCGGCACAGTCGGCGCTGGCGACCTACCGGCCCCTGCGTGCCTACCGGACTCCCTACGCCCAGTTTGCGCAGCCGCGGGGCGTGGCCACGACTCTCCCCGGCACTGTCACCGCGTTGCCCCATACCTACTTTGCCGCAGAGTTCACCGAGGCGAGTAGTATCGAGGGCGCGCTGCGCTCGGGAGAGAGTGCGGCGAGGGTGATCCTCGCTGCCCACGGATAAGCCTACCCGCCGGCCCCACGCTACTCCAGGCGGCGGTAGAGCGCACCGAGGGGGAGCTGTGTGTCCAGGGCGACCAAGTCAAGGAGCGCCTCCGGGCCACGGAGCTCGACAAACTGCCAGATCGCTTGCTCCCCAGATGCGCGGCTGTAGTGCTCCGCCAGCGTCTCTTTCTGGGATAGCAGGACGTAGTGCCGCAGGGAAGGAAGCTGGCGGTAGTGGCTCCACTTCTCTCCCCGGTCGTAGTGGTCGGTCGAGTCTGAGAGCACCTCGATAATCACCACCGGATTTCGCAGACAGCTCTCGTCGTCCAGAAAGGGCTCACAGGCGACGCTCACATCGGGGTAGAAGAACGGCCCCGCCTCTCGAATCCGCACTCTCTGATCCGAGGATAGGGTGACACACGCGCTCGCTGCCAGAGCGTTTCCTAGCAGGCGAACCGCTTCGGCGACCAAGACATTGTGAGGGTAGCTGGCACCGGCCATTGCCAGTATCTCGCCTGAGATGTACTCGTGTTTTTCTTTCTGGGTCTTCTCCCAGGCAAGGTACTCGTCGGGTTGGAGGAGGGGGACTTTCTGTCCAGCCATGGCGGTATTGTACCTCCCTAAACTGCCATCTCCCTGCCGGTAGTGGTGCTGACGGTCTCCGCTGCGCTGCTTGTGGCCCTGCGTGCAACAGCTCGTATTCTGAAATGTAGTGCTCCGTTGGGTGGTCAGCTCGCTAATCTCATCATTGATAAGGGGGAGGCGTACCAATTTTCTCCGTGAGCATCTTTCGAAGATAGCCCGTCGCGCCATTCAACAAGTCACGAGAGCAGCCATTGTACCCATCCCATGTCCCCGTTTCAGCAGGTGGTTCTAAAACTGTCTTAATTTTATGTAGATGCTTGGGGTCTTCTTGTACAAACATCTCCTGCCCACCACATATCAGTGCGCGAGCAAAATTGTCAACTTCAGCATCGGGATCCTCCTGGAGCCCGTGACAGCATAGGCCAACCAGTAAGTGAAAAAGCGGGTTGCCAATAACGACACCTGATGTGGAGTAATCTTCCAGAAGAGCAGATAGCGCATCGAACGCTTCTTCAAAGTCTCCTGCACGAATGGCCGAATTTGCGATCGAAAGCAATAACCACACTTGTTGTATAACGTCAAGTTGGCCAGCCATGTGCGACCAAGCTTCTTGATAAGCTGCGAGCGCCTCAGTTGCACGCCCCTTAACCATATGTTCATCTGCGAATTCAATCATTTGTGGGCATTTCGTTTCTACAAATTTTTTGTGGCGAACTGCATTTCTACCGTAGCGGTCACTATAACGATTCCAATCTTGATTTCTCGCAAACGAAGAGCCAGCGGTCGGAGCGGGAGTTGGGGGCTTTATCGCCGTAGTTGCCAAAGACCTCGATCTGTGTCCAGCCCGCCTCCGTGAGCCAGAGCCGCATCTCCGCCAGGGTGTAGCCCCGCTGCTGGTGGGTCTCGTGGAAGTAGCGGCGGGTGTTGGTGTGCGGATCGGTCACCCAGAAGTCCATCTCCACCCGACAGAGCTTTGTCTCTTCGTCCCAGTGCGACTTCCAGTCGTGCTCGATCGGGCCGTTCTTCTCGTGCTGGGTGAAGAGCCCATGGCGCAGGGCGTAGGCGGCGTTCATATCGAAGGTGAAGACTCCCCCCGGAGCGGTGTGGGCAAAGAGGCGCTGGAGCCCCTCGCGCAGGCGCGTGGGCTCCGTGACATAGTTGAGGGAGTCGAAGACACTCACCAGCCAGTCGAACTGCTGCCCGCCCAAGTCCAGCTCGGCGAGGTCGGCGACATGGTAGGGGATCTCGTAGCGCTTGGAGCTGGCCTTGGTCTGGGCGATCTGGATCATCTCCGGGGCAATATCAAAGCCGGCGAGCGGCCGGTACCCGCGCCGGTAGAGGAGCTCGGTGATCGCCCCCGTGCCACACGCGACATCGAGCACAGACTTTGGGCTTCGATCCCGCTCGCGCACCGCACGCTCCATCCGAGAGAGCCAGACGCTGTAGGGGACCCCGGCCATGAGCGCATCGTAGATCGCGGGGAGAGACTGGTACTGATTTACCTGAGACACGGCTAAATTATACGCCCTCCTCTCCATTCTTGCGGCAAACCTGCCGAAACTACCAGAGAGACAGGCAATTTCACCGATGGCCGAGATAGTAAAAAGACAGACAACTGTACGCGTCAAGACCCGCCGTCCCGTGGGGATGGTCGCGACCCACCCGCTCCAGCCCTCCCCCGCTGTGGCGGAGCTGGAGCGACGGGAGCGGCAGCTGGCGGCCCTCTACGAGCTCTGGCGCTCCGCCGCCCACACCGACCTGGAGCGGCTCCTGAAAAATGTCACCGAGCGGGCTGTGGCGGCACTGGATGCCCACACCGGCTCGGTCTTCCTGCGCGAGCGGGGGACCGATCTGCTGCACATGGTCTCCTCGGTCGGGCTGCCCAACGATGTCTCGGACTCTGTCACCCTTCTGGTAGGGGAGCGGATCGCCGGGCGGGTCGCGGAGACACGCCAGCCGATCTTGGTCAACCGCGATCCCCACACCCACCCCCTCCTCGCCGAGGGCGATATCGCCAAGCGCCCCGAGGTGGAGAGCGCGCTCTGTGCGCCGCTGCTGGGAGTCACCAACGAGGCGCTTGGGGTCCTATGTGTCTCCCGCCACGCCCCCGCCACCCAGTACACCGAGAGCGACCTGCGGGTCTTCTCCCTCTTTGCCGCCCAAGCCGGGGCCGTGATCGCCCAGCGCCAGACAATCGACGATCTCACGCAGGCGGCGAAAGACCAGGCCAAGCTGGAGCGCGAGATGGAGCGCTCACGGGCACTGGCCGCGATGGGGCAGTTCGCTGCGACCATCGCCCATGAGCTGCGCAACCCGCTCGGCTCGATCAAGGGCGCGGCACAGTTTCTCCTCCAAGACAGCAAAGATGAAACCGTTCGTGATTTTCTGAACATCGTTGTGGAAGAAGTCAATGGGCTCGGCAAGCTCACCACGGATCTGCTGGAGTTTGCGCGGCCAACCCCGCCTGCACTCTACGAGCACAACCTCGTCGATATTGTCCGGAGCGAGGTGAGCTTCCTGCGCGAGGAGCTGGCACGCCTTGGCTGCTCCCAGGTGCAGGAGTTTTATAAAATCGACGAAGCCCCGGTGCAGGTGGATGCCGCGCAGCTCGGGCGGGCGCTCCGTAACCTGCTGATCAACGCCGCCCAGGCGATGGCCAGTGTCGGAAACACACGCATCGATAGCCGCATCACCCTCACCCTAGAGGCGAGAGAGGCGAGCTGGTTGCTCCGTGTCGAGGACAATGGCCCCGGCCTGCCCAGCGATGTGATCGAGCACCTCTGGGAGCCGTTTTTCACGACCAAGGCCCGTGGGACGGGCCTAGGGCTGGCGCAGGTACGCAAGACGATCGAGGCACAAGGGGGGACAGTTCGTGCGGAGAACCATGCAGCGGGTGGCGCGTGCTTTGAGATCTGTCTTCCCCATGCCCAAAAAACTGAGGATCAATAGAGAATGGCAGCTGAGAACGACGAGATAAAACCCAGCGGCGCGACCGTGCTGGTCGTGGACGACGAGCCCAACCTGCGGCGTGTCCTATCCGCAGTCCTAGCCCGGGATGGCCACGAGGTCCTCGTGGCCGACGGGGGCCGGGACGCCATTCGCAAGGCCAAGGCGCAGCACAAGCTAGACCTGCTGATCACGGA
This genomic interval from Armatimonas rosea contains the following:
- a CDS encoding FAD-dependent oxidoreductase, translating into MKVIVVGAGLAGLTSARLLQEAGVEVVVYEKSDGIGGRVRSDTVEGFTLDRGFQVFFTAYPAAQRQLRYDALDLRAFAPGALIAQGDRRHTLADPARDPEALLPSVLTGIVTPLDKWRTWRLSGEVGAKPLSALLDGPDETTERFLKRRGFSPLFVENFIRPFFGGIFLDRSLQTSARVFQFCWKMLAEGEASLPARGMGALAQQLADGLEIRLESPVSSLSSLDADALVVATEAPEAARLTGLSTPTGAVGVTTLYFAGKVPLWQGKRLLLHANQDPVVNHAALLTNTIPEYAPNGECLLAAVVLGVPEQDDEALFAAALADLHRMFMGDRSAQSALATYRPLRAYRTPYAQFAQPRGVATTLPGTVTALPHTYFAAEFTEASSIEGALRSGESAARVILAAHG
- a CDS encoding Uma2 family endonuclease — translated: MAGQKVPLLQPDEYLAWEKTQKEKHEYISGEILAMAGASYPHNVLVAEAVRLLGNALAASACVTLSSDQRVRIREAGPFFYPDVSVACEPFLDDESCLRNPVVIIEVLSDSTDHYDRGEKWSHYRQLPSLRHYVLLSQKETLAEHYSRASGEQAIWQFVELRGPEALLDLVALDTQLPLGALYRRLE
- a CDS encoding tetratricopeptide repeat protein, encoding MIEFADEHMVKGRATEALAAYQEAWSHMAGQLDVIQQVWLLLSIANSAIRAGDFEEAFDALSALLEDYSTSGVVIGNPLFHLLVGLCCHGLQEDPDAEVDNFARALICGGQEMFVQEDPKHLHKIKTVLEPPAETGTWDGYNGCSRDLLNGATGYLRKMLTEKIGTPPPYQ
- a CDS encoding methyltransferase domain-containing protein; the protein is MSQVNQYQSLPAIYDALMAGVPYSVWLSRMERAVRERDRSPKSVLDVACGTGAITELLYRRGYRPLAGFDIAPEMIQIAQTKASSKRYEIPYHVADLAELDLGGQQFDWLVSVFDSLNYVTEPTRLREGLQRLFAHTAPGGVFTFDMNAAYALRHGLFTQHEKNGPIEHDWKSHWDEETKLCRVEMDFWVTDPHTNTRRYFHETHQQRGYTLAEMRLWLTEAGWTQIEVFGNYGDKAPNSRSDRWLFVCEKSRLESL
- a CDS encoding ATP-binding protein, whose product is MAEIVKRQTTVRVKTRRPVGMVATHPLQPSPAVAELERRERQLAALYELWRSAAHTDLERLLKNVTERAVAALDAHTGSVFLRERGTDLLHMVSSVGLPNDVSDSVTLLVGERIAGRVAETRQPILVNRDPHTHPLLAEGDIAKRPEVESALCAPLLGVTNEALGVLCVSRHAPATQYTESDLRVFSLFAAQAGAVIAQRQTIDDLTQAAKDQAKLEREMERSRALAAMGQFAATIAHELRNPLGSIKGAAQFLLQDSKDETVRDFLNIVVEEVNGLGKLTTDLLEFARPTPPALYEHNLVDIVRSEVSFLREELARLGCSQVQEFYKIDEAPVQVDAAQLGRALRNLLINAAQAMASVGNTRIDSRITLTLEAREASWLLRVEDNGPGLPSDVIEHLWEPFFTTKARGTGLGLAQVRKTIEAQGGTVRAENHAAGGACFEICLPHAQKTEDQ